A single Caretta caretta isolate rCarCar2 chromosome 2, rCarCar1.hap1, whole genome shotgun sequence DNA region contains:
- the LOC125631108 gene encoding cyclin-dependent kinase 5 activator 1-like yields the protein MGTVLSVSPGSRKASLYEEGSSGSPAHYPALPSAKGGGQKGDKPLKRHSMFIPALTWKRLVASTKRKGSRGGGKGPAHNHNHPPPHAKDVALLNHENVKKSLSCANLASYEGGGAPLSAQRISTTSVSSLKPGACPGGGSSASPRRVVVQASTSELLKCLGEFLCRRCYRLKHLSPTEPILWLRSVDRSLLLQGWQDQAFITPVNVVFVYLLCREVIDGDSVSSEHGLQAALLTCLYLSYSYMGNEISYPLKPFLVEAAKDAFWDRCLRIIDALSGKMLRINADPHYFTQVFADLKNEGSAREDFARVLDR from the coding sequence ATGGGCACCGTGCTGTCCGTCTCGCCGGGCTCCCGGAAGGCCAGCCTGTACGAAGAGGGCTCCTCCGGCTCGCCGGCGCACTACCCGGCCCTGCCGAGCGCCAAGggcggggggcagaagggggacaAGCCCCTCAAGCGCCACTCCATGTTCATCCCGGCCTTGACCTGGAAGCGGCTGGTGGCCTCCACCAAGAGGAAAGGctcccggggcggggggaaggggcccGCCCACAATCAcaaccaccccccgccccacgccAAGGACGTGGCCCTGCTCAACCACGAGAACGTCAAGAAGTCGCTGTCCTGCGCCAACCTCGCCAGCTACGAGGGGGGCGGGGCGCCGCTCAGCGCCCAGCGCATCTCCACCACCTCCGTCTCCTCCCTCAAGCCGGGCGCCTGCCCGGGCGGGGGCAGCTCGGCCTCCCCGCGGCGCGTGGTCGTCCAGGCCTCCACCAGCGAGCTGCTCAAGTGCCTGGGCGAATTCCTCTGCCGCCGGTGTTACCGCCTCAAGCACCTGTCGCCCACGGAGCCCATCCTGTGGCTGCGCAGCGTGGACCGCtcgctgctgctgcagggctggcaggacCAGGCCTTCATCACCCCGGTCAACGTGGTCTTCGTCTACCTGCTGTGCCGGGAGGTGATCGACGGGGACTCGGTCTCCAGCGAGCACGGCCTGCAGGCGGCGCTGCTCACCTGCCTCTATCTGTCCTACTCCTACATGGGCAACGAGATCTCCTACCCGCTCAAGCCCTTCCTGGTGGAGGCGGCGAAGGACGCCTTCTGGGACCGGTGCCTGCGCATCATCGACGCCCTGAGCGGCAAGATGCTCCGGATCAACGCCGACCCCCACTACTTCACCCAGGTCTTCGCCGACCTCAAAAACGAAGGCAGCGCCCGCGAGGACTTCGCTCGCGTCCTGGACCGGTGA